In Tenrec ecaudatus isolate mTenEca1 chromosome 5, mTenEca1.hap1, whole genome shotgun sequence, the following are encoded in one genomic region:
- the ZHX2 gene encoding zinc fingers and homeoboxes protein 2, protein MASKRKSTTPCMVRTSQVVEQDVVAEEGDRTKDRGTAMQQQQPALAKDSWAAEPDSASKENDVIEVKSTGDPPSKKLQGGYECKYCPYSTQNLNEFTEHVDTQHPNVILNPLYVCAECNFTTKKYDSLSNHNARFHPGETSFKLKLIKHNNQTVLEQSIEATNHVITMPHGGPACADSDPGISVSKTPIMRSGKPKADAKKVPKKEATTTTENHMDGNARLVADAAEILSRLGGMELLQDSLGHVTPSVQLPPNINLVPKVPVPLNTTKYNSALDTNATMINSFNKFPYPTQAELSWLTAASKHPEEHIRIWFATQRLKHGISWSPEEVEEARKKMFNGTIQPVPPTITVLPAQLAPTKMPQPILQTALPCQILGQTSLVLTHVTSGPTTVSCSPITLAVAGVTNHGQKRPLVTPHAAPEPKRPHIAQVPEPPPKVVNPPLAPAASDRKKTKEQIAHLKASFLQGQFPDDAEVYRLIEVTGLSRSEIKKWFSDHRYRCQRGIVHITSESIAKDQGAPAGTRHGRTYHTWPDFAPQKFKEKAPGQVKVLEESFLRSSFPTQAELDRLRVETKLSRREIDTWFSERRKLRDSMEQAVLDSMGSGKKTHDTAVAPNGALSRLEQLSGAQLACSLPSPSPTTAKSPGQVHLLRGTFARTQWPTPQEYDQLAAKTGLVRTEIVRWFKENRGLLKAGSLKWMGPHQYQHQHLADVPRCDTGWGRAAKPTAGSPKPGSEVAPPSHQDIRKLCEEDLETTGSRAKVGSSEPAKDCLLAKASEPTSDKSEANSRDGPGSEENEESGVVDWVEVTVGEEDTVSDRSDSWSQTVPGGPAEQAESDSDSAPAESNQA, encoded by the coding sequence ATGGCAAGCAAACGAAAATCCACGACCCCCTGCATGGTGCGCACGTCCCAGGTGGTGGAGCAAGACGTGGTAGCCGAGGAGGGGGACCGGACCAAAGACCGGGGGACGGctatgcagcagcagcagcccgccCTGGCCAAGGACAGCTGGGCCGCAGAGCCCGACAGCGCTTCCAAAGAAAACGACGTGATCGAGGTGAAATCCACTGGGGACCCCCCGTCCAAAAAGCTCCAAGGGGGGTACGAGTGCAAGTACTGCCCCTACTCCACGCAGAACCTGAACGAGTTCACGGAGCACGTGGACACGCAGCACCCCAACGTCATCCTCAACCCTCTGTACGTGTGCGCCGAATGCAACTTCACCACCAAAAAGTATGACTCTCTGTCCAACCACAACGCCAGGTTCCACCCCGGAGAGACCAGCTTCAAGCTGAAGCTCATCAAACACAACAACCAGACGGTCCTGGAGCAGTCCATCGAAGCCACCAACCACGTCATCACCATGCCCCACGGCGGCCCCGCCTGCGCGGACAGCGACCCCGGCATCTCCGTGAGCAAAACCCCCATCATGAGGTCCGGGAAACCAAAAGCCGACGCCAAGAAGGTGCCCAAGAAGgaagccaccaccaccacggaGAACCACATGGACGGGAATGCCCGCCTGGTGGCCGACGCGGCCGAGATCCTCTCAAGACTTGGAGGCATGGAGCTCCTCCAGGACTCCCTGGGGCACGTCACGCCTTCTGTACAGCTCCCACCAAATATCAACCTTGTCCCCAAGGTCCCCGTCCCACTGAACACTACCAAATACAACTCGGCCCTGGACACCAACGCCACCATGATCAACTCCTTCAACAAGTTCCCTTACCCGACGCAGGCAGAGCTGTCCTGGCTGACGGCCGCCTCCAAACACCCAGAGGAGCACATCCGCATCTGGTTCGCCACCCAGCGCCTGAAACACGGCATCAGCTGGTCCcctgaggaggtggaggaggcccGAAAGAAGATGTTCAATGGTACCATCCAGCCCGTGCCCCCGACCATCACTGTGCTGCCCGCCCAGCTGGCCCCCACCAAGATGCCCCAGCCCATCCTCCAGACAGCCCTGCCCTGCCAGATCCTCGGCCAGACCAGCCTGGTGCTGACCCATGTCACCAGTGGGCCGACCACCGTCTCCTGTTCCCCCATCACGCTCGCCGTGGCCGGTGTGACCAACCACGGCCAGAAGAGACCGCTGGTGACTCCCCATGCCGCCCCAGAGCCCAAGCGTCCGCACATTGCCCAAGTGCCAGAGCCCCCACCCAAGGTGGTCAACCCGCCACTGGCCCCCGCGGCCAGCGACCGCAAGAAGACAAAGGAGCAGATAGCGCACCTCAAGGCCAGCTTCCTGCAGGGCCAGTTCCCCGACGACGCGGAGGTCTACCGCCTCATCGAGGTGACCGGCCTCTCCCGGAGCGAGATCAAGAAGTGGTTCAGCGACCACCGCTACCGGTGTCAGAGGGGCATCGTGCACATCACCAGCGAGTCCATTGCCAAAGACCAGGGAGCCCCCGCGGGCACCCGACATGGCCGCACGTACCACACATGGCCAGACTTTGCCCCACAGAAGTTCAAAGAGAAGGCGCCGGGCCAGGTCAAAGTTCTGGAGGAGAGCTTTCTGAGAAGCTCTTTTCCAACCCAAGCCGAACTGGACCGGCTCAGGGTGGAGACCAAGCTGAGCCGGCGagagattgacacgtggttctcGGAGAGGCGGAAGCTGCGGGACAGCATGGAGCAGGCCGTCTTGGATTCCATGGGGTCTGGCAAAAAGACCCATGACACTGCCGTGGCCCCCAACGGGGCGCTCTCGCGACTCGAGCAGCTCTCCGGCGCCCAGCTTGCCTGCTCCCTGCCCAGTCCTTCACCCACGACCGCGAAAAGCCCGGGACAGGTCCACCTCCTGAGGGGCACCTTTGCCAGGACCCAGTGGCCCACGCCCCAGGAGTACGACCAGCTAGCCGCCAAGACGGGCCTCGTGCGGACTGAGATCGTGCGCTGGTTCAAGGAGAACCGGGGTCTGCTGAAGGCCGGGAGCCTGAAGTGGATGGGGCCGCACCAGTACCAGCACCAGCACCTTGCGGACGTTCCTCGCTGCGACACCGGCTGGGGGAGAGCCGCCAAGCCCACcgcagggagcccaaagcctgggagcGAGGTGGCCCCGCCAAGCCACCAGGACATCAGAAAGCTCTGTGAAGAGGACTTGGAGACCACGGGGTCCAGGGCAAAAGTGGGCAGCAGCGAGCCAGCAAAAGACTGTCTTCTGGCCAAGGCCTCCGAGCCCACCTCGGACAAGTCGGAGGCCAACAGCCGGGACGGCCCGGGCAGTGAGGAGAACGAGGAATCGGGCGTGGTAGACTGGGTAGAGGTGACGGTGGGCGAGGAGGACACTGTCTCAGACCGGTCGGATAGCTGGAGTCAGACTGTACCCGGAGGCCCGGCCGAGCAGGCCGAGTCGGACTCCGACAGTGCCCCTGCCGAGTCCAACCAGGCCTAG